The Petropleomorpha daqingensis genome includes a window with the following:
- a CDS encoding SGNH/GDSL hydrolase family protein, whose protein sequence is MRNVSWRRYVALGDSFTEGLNDPDPARPGEYRGWADRLAEHLAAATPESDVEYANLAIRGRLVRQILDEQLPVALEARPDLVSLVGGGNDLLRPGGDPDALAALIEDAVAKLRATGADVLIATGTDTRLTPLLRRIRGRVAIFNANLFSIAARHDAFVLDQWGATWLQDWRMWDSDRIHLTAEGHRRMGLAAAAVLGVPVHDAGDWSTPLPPLPPRPLRTAVSEEAAWVRGFVAPWVGRRLRGTSSGDGRAAKRPVPLALPRQPIA, encoded by the coding sequence GTGCGAAACGTTTCCTGGCGGCGCTACGTGGCGCTCGGCGACTCCTTCACCGAGGGCCTGAACGACCCCGATCCGGCCCGTCCGGGCGAGTACCGCGGCTGGGCCGACCGGCTCGCCGAGCACCTCGCGGCCGCGACGCCGGAGTCCGACGTCGAGTACGCCAACCTGGCCATCCGGGGCCGGCTGGTGCGCCAGATCCTCGACGAGCAGCTGCCGGTGGCGCTCGAGGCGCGGCCCGACCTGGTCAGCCTGGTCGGCGGCGGCAACGACCTGCTGCGCCCCGGCGGCGACCCCGACGCGCTCGCGGCTCTGATCGAGGACGCGGTGGCGAAGCTCCGCGCGACCGGCGCCGACGTGCTCATCGCCACCGGCACCGACACCCGGCTGACGCCGCTGCTGCGCCGGATCCGCGGCCGGGTCGCGATCTTCAACGCGAACCTCTTCTCGATCGCCGCCCGGCACGACGCCTTCGTGCTCGACCAGTGGGGCGCGACCTGGCTGCAGGACTGGCGGATGTGGGACAGCGACCGCATCCACCTCACCGCCGAGGGGCACCGCCGGATGGGTCTGGCCGCGGCCGCCGTCCTCGGCGTGCCGGTGCACGACGCCGGCGACTGGTCGACACCGCTGCCCCCGCTGCCGCCGCGACCGCTGCGGACCGCGGTGAGCGAGGAGGCCGCCTGGGTCCGCGGATTCGTCGCGCCGTGGGTCGGCCGCCGGCTGCGCGGCACGTCGTCCGGCGACGGGCGGGCGGCCAAGCGGCCGGTGCCCCTAGCGCTGCCCCGCCAGCCGATCGCGTAG
- a CDS encoding GNAT family N-acetyltransferase — MRFDPVADSRPDDVPWPAMSWPPAPDTELRGDTVVLTPVVPHRDAAELHEALDHDAVWRHVAGRPADAAAMAAVLDRALAAGRFPWLVRLVGGAVVGMSSYLEVSAPDARLEIGFTTYTPAVWASAVNPETKLLLLTHAFEALGAGRVQLKTDVRNVRSQQAIARLGARYEGTLRRYQRRDDGTVRDTVLFAITAEEWPAVRDGLRDRLAGQR, encoded by the coding sequence GTGCGCTTCGACCCGGTCGCCGACTCCCGGCCCGACGACGTCCCGTGGCCCGCGATGAGCTGGCCGCCGGCTCCCGACACCGAGCTGCGCGGCGACACCGTCGTCCTGACCCCGGTCGTGCCGCACCGGGACGCCGCCGAACTGCACGAGGCGCTGGACCACGACGCGGTGTGGCGGCACGTCGCCGGCCGGCCGGCCGACGCCGCGGCCATGGCCGCCGTGCTCGACAGGGCGCTGGCCGCCGGCCGCTTCCCGTGGCTGGTCCGGCTGGTCGGCGGCGCCGTCGTCGGCATGTCCTCCTACCTCGAGGTGTCCGCACCCGACGCCCGCCTGGAGATCGGCTTCACCACCTACACGCCGGCGGTGTGGGCGAGCGCGGTCAACCCCGAGACGAAGCTGCTGCTCCTGACGCACGCCTTCGAGGCGCTCGGCGCGGGCCGGGTGCAGCTGAAGACCGACGTCCGCAACGTCCGCTCGCAGCAGGCGATCGCCCGGCTCGGCGCGCGCTACGAGGGCACGCTGCGCCGCTACCAGCGCCGGGACGACGGCACCGTCCGCGACACGGTGCTGTTCGCCATCACCGCCGAGGAGTGGCCGGCGGTCCGGGACGGGCTACGCGATCGGCTGGCGGGGCAGCGCTAG
- a CDS encoding DUF1272 domain-containing protein, with amino-acid sequence MRGSCERCGTDLPADGEAMTCVYECTFCPACTEAMSGVCPNCSGELVRRPRAVSRA; translated from the coding sequence ATGCGCGGGAGCTGCGAGCGGTGCGGAACCGATCTACCGGCCGACGGGGAGGCGATGACCTGCGTCTACGAGTGCACGTTCTGCCCGGCGTGCACCGAGGCGATGTCCGGGGTCTGCCCGAACTGCTCCGGCGAGCTCGTCCGCCGCCCCCGTGCGGTTTCGCGCGCTTAA
- a CDS encoding putative bifunctional diguanylate cyclase/phosphodiesterase gives MNSPAPGTPRPSAGAPHRLRAIDTLLADRGQLFQALFLGAPIAKALVDLEGHILVPNPVMCGLTGRTAEDLTGRHVDLLAHPDDPPVTELNVLPGPGEEGLDPNLLLDGERRMRRSDGTELWVVQAHDVVRHTGGEPQFVVLSLVDVTDRRRAEEDLVRRAFTDPLTGLPNRRALTDRLRHAVALSRRRGLQVGLVHINIDRFKAINEALGHEAGDALLSQVADRLRWSTRVEDTAVRLGADEFLVVAEDVEDLDGLRALADRLLSVLDEPFVVLDREITLSASVGLTLGSDSTPDDLLRQAQSALTRAKADGSGRIEVHEGALSSSEIDQLQLETDLRHAIDNGELRLFYQPIVHLADETLLGYEALIRWQHPTRGLLPPGVFLPAAENNRLTSKLGAWVLRQACNDAATWPSDLRVHVNISARHLAEEGFSELVTAALEESGLPPERLELEITESTALFAAEATLHAVAVVTERGVTLALDDFGTGYSAITALHRLPIHTVKIDRSFVADVVTEPSTAALVHGLLQLGRGMGLQVIAEGIEDLDQADWLLRHGCAMAQGFAFGRPAPLPTPAEVLIDEVTDAPAAETVEDTPEELTGEYPELRPAPPARHETDDLSALLPYDEHEDDEPYPAPRRTEQPAEDLVEESPED, from the coding sequence GTGAACTCACCCGCACCCGGCACGCCCCGGCCCTCGGCCGGTGCCCCGCATCGGCTGCGGGCCATCGACACCCTGCTCGCCGACCGCGGCCAGCTGTTCCAGGCCCTGTTCCTCGGCGCCCCGATCGCCAAGGCCCTCGTCGACCTCGAGGGTCACATCCTGGTGCCCAACCCGGTGATGTGCGGGCTGACCGGCCGCACCGCCGAGGACCTGACCGGCCGGCACGTCGACCTGCTCGCCCACCCCGACGACCCGCCGGTCACCGAGCTCAACGTGCTGCCCGGCCCCGGCGAGGAGGGTCTCGACCCGAACCTCCTGCTCGACGGCGAGCGGCGGATGCGCCGCTCCGACGGCACCGAGCTGTGGGTGGTCCAGGCGCACGACGTCGTCCGGCACACCGGCGGCGAGCCGCAGTTCGTCGTCCTCTCCCTGGTCGACGTGACCGACCGCCGCCGGGCCGAGGAGGACCTCGTCCGCCGCGCGTTCACCGACCCGCTGACCGGCCTGCCCAACCGCCGGGCGCTGACCGACCGGCTGCGGCACGCGGTCGCGCTCTCCCGTCGCCGGGGGCTGCAGGTCGGCCTGGTGCACATCAACATCGACCGGTTCAAAGCGATCAACGAGGCGCTCGGCCACGAGGCCGGTGACGCGCTGCTGTCCCAGGTCGCCGACCGGCTGCGCTGGAGCACCCGCGTCGAGGACACCGCCGTCCGGCTCGGCGCCGACGAGTTCCTCGTGGTGGCCGAGGACGTCGAGGACCTCGACGGGCTGCGTGCCCTGGCCGACCGGCTGCTGTCGGTGCTCGACGAGCCGTTCGTCGTCCTCGACCGCGAGATCACGCTGTCGGCGAGCGTCGGGCTGACCCTCGGATCGGACTCGACCCCCGACGACCTGCTGCGCCAGGCCCAGAGCGCGCTGACCCGGGCCAAGGCCGACGGCAGCGGGCGGATCGAGGTGCACGAGGGCGCGCTGTCCAGCAGCGAGATCGACCAGCTGCAGCTGGAGACCGACCTGCGCCACGCCATCGACAACGGCGAGCTGCGGCTGTTCTACCAGCCGATCGTCCACCTGGCCGACGAGACGCTGCTCGGCTACGAGGCGCTGATCCGCTGGCAGCACCCGACCCGCGGCCTGCTCCCGCCCGGCGTCTTCCTGCCCGCCGCCGAGAACAACCGGCTGACCTCCAAGCTCGGCGCGTGGGTGCTGCGGCAGGCCTGCAACGACGCCGCCACGTGGCCGTCGGACCTGCGCGTGCACGTCAACATCTCCGCCCGGCACCTCGCCGAGGAGGGCTTCAGCGAACTCGTCACCGCGGCGCTGGAGGAGTCCGGCCTGCCGCCCGAGCGGCTGGAGCTGGAGATCACCGAGTCGACGGCGCTGTTCGCCGCGGAGGCGACGCTGCACGCGGTCGCCGTCGTCACCGAGCGGGGCGTCACGCTCGCGCTCGACGACTTCGGCACCGGGTACTCGGCGATCACCGCGCTGCACCGGCTGCCGATCCACACGGTCAAGATCGACCGCTCGTTCGTGGCCGACGTCGTCACCGAGCCCTCGACCGCCGCGCTGGTGCACGGGCTGCTGCAGCTCGGCCGCGGCATGGGCCTGCAGGTGATCGCCGAGGGCATCGAGGACCTCGACCAGGCCGACTGGCTGCTGCGGCACGGCTGCGCGATGGCCCAGGGCTTCGCGTTCGGTCGCCCCGCGCCGCTGCCCACCCCGGCCGAGGTGCTCATCGACGAGGTGACCGACGCCCCGGCCGCGGAGACCGTCGAGGACACCCCGGAGGAGCTCACCGGCGAGTACCCGGAGCTGCGCCCGGCGCCGCCGGCCCGGCACGAGACCGACGACCTCTCCGCTCTGCTCCCCTACGACGAGCACGAGGACGACGAGCCGTACCCGGCGCCGCGGCGGACCGAGCAGCCGGCCGAGGACCTGGTCGAGGAGTCCCCGGAGGACTGA
- a CDS encoding LLM class flavin-dependent oxidoreductase, which translates to MDKKIGFLSFGHWQPIPGSQVRTARDALVQSVELAVAAEELGVDGAFVRVHHFARQLASPFPLLTAIGVRTSRIEIGTGVIDMRYENPLYMAEEAAAADLLSSGRLQLGVSRGSPETALRGSEAFGYVPPPGADDGELAREKTALFRAAIAGATVVDADPRMTGGASGRLAVQPRSEGLADRIWWGSGTRATAVWTAEQGMNLMSSTLLSEDTGVPFDELQAEQIALFRAAWKDAGWEREPRVSVSRSVMPLVTDTDRMYFGDRSGNEDQVGVLEGVRARFGKSYVGEPDELAEELAKDAAVRDADTLLLTVPNMLGVDYNVHLLETITKHVAPAIGWVHPDERG; encoded by the coding sequence GTGGACAAGAAGATCGGGTTCCTGTCGTTCGGGCACTGGCAGCCCATCCCCGGCTCGCAGGTGCGCACCGCGCGCGACGCGCTGGTGCAGAGCGTGGAGCTCGCGGTCGCCGCCGAGGAGCTCGGCGTGGACGGCGCGTTCGTCCGGGTGCACCACTTCGCCCGGCAGCTGGCCTCGCCGTTCCCGCTGCTGACCGCGATCGGCGTGCGGACCTCGCGGATCGAGATCGGCACCGGCGTCATCGACATGCGCTACGAGAACCCGCTGTACATGGCCGAGGAGGCGGCGGCCGCCGACCTGCTCAGCAGCGGCCGGCTGCAGCTCGGCGTCAGCCGGGGATCACCCGAGACCGCGCTGCGCGGCTCGGAGGCGTTCGGCTACGTCCCGCCGCCCGGGGCCGACGACGGCGAGCTGGCCCGGGAGAAGACGGCGCTGTTCCGCGCAGCGATCGCCGGTGCCACGGTGGTGGACGCCGACCCGCGGATGACCGGCGGCGCGAGCGGCCGGCTGGCCGTGCAGCCGCGCTCGGAGGGCCTGGCCGACCGCATCTGGTGGGGCTCGGGCACCCGCGCCACCGCCGTCTGGACCGCCGAGCAGGGCATGAACCTGATGAGCTCGACCCTGCTCAGCGAGGACACCGGGGTGCCGTTCGACGAGCTGCAGGCCGAGCAGATCGCGCTGTTCCGCGCGGCCTGGAAGGACGCCGGCTGGGAGCGCGAGCCCCGGGTCTCGGTGAGCCGCAGCGTGATGCCGCTGGTCACCGACACCGACCGGATGTACTTCGGCGACCGCTCGGGCAACGAGGACCAGGTGGGGGTGCTCGAGGGCGTGCGGGCGCGGTTCGGCAAGAGCTACGTGGGCGAGCCGGACGAGCTGGCCGAGGAGCTGGCGAAGGACGCCGCCGTCCGGGATGCCGACACCTTGCTGCTGACCGTGCCGAACATGCTGGGCGTCGACTACAACGTCCACCTGCTCGAGACGATCACGAAGCACGTCGCCCCGGCGATCGGCTGGGTGCACCCCGACGAGCGCGGCTGA
- a CDS encoding DsbA family protein, protein MTQTAVDLDRHVYGSVEAPIRIVEYGDFECPYCRAAAPVLKELVDSSAGVVALVWRHFPLFTVHPFALTAALAAEAAGPLFWQMHDELFANQDRLTDADLSAYAERIGAGPVCGPTAQSFREAVKADYKSGVALGVRGTPTLFINGDRYTGKVKLGELRLALGLR, encoded by the coding sequence GTGACGCAGACCGCCGTCGACCTCGACCGGCACGTGTACGGCTCCGTCGAGGCGCCGATCCGCATCGTCGAGTACGGCGACTTCGAGTGCCCCTACTGCCGGGCGGCCGCACCGGTGCTCAAGGAGCTGGTCGACAGCTCCGCCGGCGTCGTGGCCCTCGTGTGGCGGCACTTCCCGCTGTTCACCGTGCACCCGTTCGCGCTCACCGCGGCGCTGGCGGCGGAGGCGGCCGGGCCGCTGTTCTGGCAGATGCATGACGAGCTGTTCGCCAACCAGGACCGGCTCACCGACGCCGACCTGTCCGCCTACGCCGAGCGGATCGGCGCCGGCCCCGTCTGCGGGCCGACGGCGCAGTCCTTCCGCGAGGCCGTGAAGGCCGACTACAAGTCCGGCGTCGCGCTCGGCGTCCGCGGCACGCCGACCCTGTTCATCAACGGCGACCGCTACACCGGCAAGGTCAAGCTGGGGGAGCTCCGGCTGGCGCTCGGCCTGCGCTGA
- the nhaA gene encoding Na+/H+ antiporter NhaA, producing MSSEQTLAPVRPGPALRISVPMPYRSASLGRFLANEAVSAGLLLVAAITALVWANLGDGYEAFWTTEVALHVGDWSMSLDLRHVVNDAAMAIFFLVVGLEISREVTVGELRNRRTVIVPALGAIGGLLLPALIYVAFVHEGPAAAGWGIPMSTDTAFLIGILALFGPRCPDQLRLFLLTLAIVDDIGAITVMAIFYTPSVSVPALVVTGLLVVVLLAMRWLGVWRLAPYLLVGLLLWGAVFASGVHPTLAGVLLGLLVPAAPVEDAQAERLRYYGRALIDRADPARARLATAAARATVPANDRLQNELHPVSAFVVVPLFGLANAGVVLDGGALNAALHSNVAIGIVVALLVGNAVGISVAAGIALRSGWGALPGRVRYGHLIGGAVLAGIGFTISLFITDLAFTDELLRRDAKIGVLAGSLLAAVLGSLLLRYLGERLPLCTIDDDEELPELPEGPWEDPSLA from the coding sequence GTGAGCAGTGAGCAGACGCTGGCACCGGTCCGTCCGGGACCCGCGCTGCGGATCAGCGTCCCGATGCCGTACCGCTCGGCCAGCCTCGGCCGGTTCCTCGCCAACGAGGCGGTCAGCGCGGGCCTGCTGCTGGTGGCCGCGATCACGGCGCTGGTCTGGGCGAACCTGGGCGATGGGTACGAGGCGTTCTGGACCACCGAGGTCGCCCTGCACGTCGGCGACTGGTCGATGTCGCTGGACCTGCGGCACGTCGTCAACGACGCCGCGATGGCGATCTTCTTCCTGGTCGTCGGCCTGGAGATCAGCCGCGAGGTCACCGTCGGCGAGCTGCGCAACCGGCGCACGGTCATCGTGCCGGCGCTCGGCGCGATCGGCGGGCTGCTGCTGCCCGCGCTGATCTACGTCGCCTTCGTGCACGAAGGCCCCGCCGCCGCCGGCTGGGGCATCCCGATGTCCACCGACACCGCGTTCCTCATCGGGATCCTGGCGCTGTTCGGCCCGCGCTGCCCCGATCAGCTGCGGCTGTTCCTGCTGACCCTGGCGATCGTCGACGACATCGGCGCGATCACGGTGATGGCGATCTTCTACACGCCGTCGGTGTCGGTCCCGGCGCTGGTCGTCACCGGCCTCCTGGTCGTCGTGCTGCTGGCGATGCGGTGGTTGGGCGTCTGGCGGCTGGCCCCGTACCTGCTGGTCGGGCTGCTCCTGTGGGGCGCCGTCTTCGCCTCCGGCGTGCACCCGACGCTGGCCGGTGTGCTGCTCGGGCTGCTGGTCCCGGCCGCGCCGGTCGAGGACGCGCAGGCCGAGCGGTTGCGCTACTACGGCCGCGCCCTCATCGACCGGGCCGACCCGGCCCGCGCCCGGTTGGCGACGGCGGCGGCCAGGGCCACGGTGCCGGCCAACGACCGGCTGCAGAACGAGCTGCACCCGGTCAGCGCGTTCGTCGTCGTCCCCCTGTTCGGGCTGGCCAACGCCGGGGTCGTGCTCGACGGGGGCGCCCTGAATGCGGCCCTGCACTCGAACGTCGCCATCGGCATCGTCGTCGCGCTGCTGGTCGGCAACGCCGTGGGCATCTCGGTGGCCGCGGGCATCGCTCTGCGCTCGGGCTGGGGCGCCCTGCCCGGCCGGGTCCGCTACGGGCACCTCATCGGCGGCGCGGTGCTGGCCGGCATCGGGTTCACCATCTCGCTGTTCATCACCGACCTGGCGTTCACCGACGAGCTGCTGCGCCGCGACGCCAAGATCGGCGTCCTCGCCGGGTCGCTGCTGGCCGCCGTCCTCGGCTCGCTGCTGCTGCGCTACCTCGGCGAGCGGCTGCCGCTGTGCACGATCGACGACGACGAGGAGCTGCCCGAGCTGCCCGAGGGTCCGTGGGAGGACCCGTCGCTGGCCTGA
- a CDS encoding group II truncated hemoglobin, translating to MRPTLFEYAGGEQAFLRLAEAHHARCLADPELNHPFSHDYLNPEHASRLAAYWAEVMGGPPRFTEECSDQSSLLRMHAGNGDISDLGRRFVECFAAAADDAGLPADPEFRGTLRAYMEWAVADVLAYGSRDAVVPADLPIPRWSWDGLQPPPA from the coding sequence ATGCGCCCGACGCTCTTCGAGTACGCCGGTGGCGAGCAGGCGTTCCTCCGGCTGGCCGAGGCGCACCACGCCCGCTGCCTCGCCGACCCGGAGCTGAACCACCCCTTCTCGCACGACTACCTGAACCCCGAGCACGCGAGCCGCCTCGCCGCCTACTGGGCCGAGGTCATGGGTGGCCCGCCGCGCTTCACCGAGGAGTGCTCCGACCAGAGCTCGCTGCTGCGCATGCACGCCGGCAACGGCGACATCAGCGACCTCGGGCGCCGGTTCGTCGAGTGCTTCGCCGCCGCCGCCGATGACGCCGGACTTCCCGCCGACCCGGAGTTCCGTGGCACGCTGCGGGCGTACATGGAGTGGGCGGTCGCCGACGTGCTCGCCTACGGCTCTCGGGACGCCGTCGTCCCGGCCGATCTGCCGATCCCCCGCTGGTCGTGGGACGGGCTGCAGCCGCCGCCCGCCTGA
- a CDS encoding DUF4333 domain-containing protein has product MTQSTFPPPPPGVQQPYGQQPYGQQPGYGQPGFGGPGAPYGQQGFGYQQPQKKKTGLIVGSLIAAVIVIGGLVVGAIFLFGSKTIVQADAQRAVADSGEQLLGVTPEDVSCPADVEAKNGGTFTCTGTVDGQDVKFTVTQTDDNGNIQVTTDNKVVKVSDVEENISQQVEAAASDEMVNADTACDAGGRTVLVDPNGETLTCTVSNADDPSQSIGVTASVDKDGTVTIESVDEG; this is encoded by the coding sequence ATGACCCAGTCGACCTTTCCCCCGCCCCCGCCCGGCGTCCAGCAGCCCTACGGGCAGCAGCCGTACGGGCAGCAGCCCGGCTACGGCCAGCCCGGCTTCGGCGGACCCGGCGCCCCCTACGGCCAGCAGGGCTTCGGTTACCAGCAGCCGCAAAAGAAGAAGACCGGCCTGATCGTCGGCTCGCTCATCGCGGCGGTGATCGTGATCGGCGGCCTCGTGGTCGGCGCGATCTTCCTGTTCGGCAGCAAGACCATCGTCCAGGCCGACGCCCAGCGCGCGGTGGCCGACAGCGGCGAGCAGCTGCTCGGCGTCACACCCGAGGACGTCAGCTGCCCGGCCGACGTCGAGGCGAAGAACGGCGGCACGTTCACCTGCACCGGCACGGTCGACGGCCAGGACGTGAAGTTCACCGTCACGCAGACCGACGACAACGGCAACATCCAGGTCACCACCGACAACAAGGTCGTGAAGGTGTCCGACGTCGAGGAGAACATCAGCCAGCAGGTCGAGGCCGCGGCCTCCGACGAGATGGTCAACGCCGACACCGCCTGCGACGCCGGCGGCCGCACCGTCCTGGTCGACCCGAACGGCGAGACGCTCACCTGCACGGTCAGCAACGCCGACGACCCGTCGCAGAGCATCGGCGTCACGGCCAGCGTGGACAAGGACGGCACCGTCACGATCGAGTCGGTCGACGAGGGCTGA
- a CDS encoding class I SAM-dependent methyltransferase — MAQAFSPPGSWAGGDRYEAYVGRWSRPVARRFVAWLAVPAGARWLDVGCGTGALSATVLAAAEPSAVLGVDPSPDFVAHAAAHVTDPRASFREGSAQALPVDDAAFGAVVSGLVLNFVPDPVAALAEMRRVARPEGVVAGYVWDYAEGMQLMRHFWDAAADLDPAVRGLDEGLRFPLCRPEPLRELFAGAGLADVEVEEIVVPTVFADFDDYWTPFLGGTGPAPAYAAHLPEADRVALREHLRSRLPVEPDGSIHLTARAWAVRGRWSSHAAS; from the coding sequence GTGGCGCAGGCGTTCTCCCCGCCGGGCTCCTGGGCCGGTGGCGACCGGTACGAGGCCTACGTCGGCCGGTGGAGCCGCCCGGTGGCCCGCCGGTTCGTCGCCTGGCTCGCCGTGCCGGCGGGCGCCCGGTGGCTGGACGTCGGGTGCGGCACCGGGGCCCTCAGCGCGACCGTCCTGGCGGCGGCCGAGCCGTCGGCCGTGCTGGGCGTCGATCCCTCGCCGGACTTCGTCGCGCACGCCGCCGCGCACGTGACCGATCCCCGCGCCTCGTTCCGCGAGGGCAGCGCCCAAGCCCTCCCGGTGGACGACGCCGCCTTCGGCGCGGTGGTCTCCGGCCTGGTGCTCAACTTCGTCCCCGACCCGGTCGCTGCGCTCGCCGAGATGCGCAGGGTCGCCCGCCCGGAGGGCGTCGTCGCCGGCTACGTCTGGGACTACGCCGAGGGCATGCAGCTCATGCGGCACTTCTGGGACGCCGCGGCCGACCTCGACCCCGCCGTGCGCGGCCTGGACGAGGGCCTGCGGTTCCCGCTCTGCCGCCCGGAACCGCTGCGCGAGCTGTTCGCCGGCGCCGGCCTCGCGGACGTCGAGGTCGAGGAGATCGTCGTCCCCACGGTGTTCGCGGACTTCGACGACTACTGGACGCCGTTCCTCGGCGGCACCGGGCCGGCGCCGGCGTACGCGGCGCACCTGCCGGAGGCGGACCGCGTGGCCCTCCGGGAGCACCTGCGCAGCCGGTTGCCCGTCGAGCCCGACGGCTCGATCCACCTCACCGCGCGGGCCTGGGCGGTCCGCGGTCGCTGGTCGTCGCACGCCGCGAGTTGA
- a CDS encoding single-stranded DNA-binding protein — translation MAKETLITVVGNVVKPPQKNRTASGSVTKFRVASTAQRFDKESQRWVDKKPLFLDVECWGELAGNVSHTVTKGDPVVVHGELFTDEWETDQGRRSKTVIRAASVAPDLTWGTAEFRRTARSGAPAQPEVTDPGELGEDVPADEDYPAGLSALYEVDSATVPEPALH, via the coding sequence ATGGCGAAGGAAACCCTGATCACCGTCGTCGGCAACGTCGTCAAGCCGCCGCAGAAGAACCGGACGGCCAGCGGCAGCGTCACCAAGTTCCGCGTGGCGTCGACCGCGCAGCGCTTCGACAAGGAGTCGCAGCGCTGGGTCGACAAGAAGCCGCTGTTCCTCGATGTCGAGTGCTGGGGGGAGCTGGCCGGCAACGTCTCGCACACCGTCACCAAGGGGGACCCGGTCGTCGTCCACGGCGAGCTGTTCACCGACGAGTGGGAGACCGACCAGGGCCGGCGCAGCAAGACGGTGATCAGGGCGGCGTCCGTCGCACCCGACCTCACCTGGGGCACCGCCGAGTTCCGCCGGACGGCGCGCAGCGGCGCCCCGGCCCAGCCCGAGGTCACCGACCCGGGCGAGTTGGGCGAAGACGTGCCCGCCGACGAGGACTATCCGGCGGGGTTGTCGGCGTTGTACGAGGTGGACTCCGCCACCGTCCCCGAACCGGCCCTGCACTGA